One region of Mangifera indica cultivar Alphonso chromosome 3, CATAS_Mindica_2.1, whole genome shotgun sequence genomic DNA includes:
- the LOC123210827 gene encoding 36.4 kDa proline-rich protein-like, with protein sequence MGSKVTAMFFIFMIFMLISLPPIYACVPCRSPPYHRPAPPSTHPKIPHPTPPTTKHPPHHEGPSKKRPVISPPIIYPTPPVIIPPITNPPVVTPPVITPPITNPPAILPPPSSIFPPIVGGPPGSGGGGGGIPGLNPPPTTQPTCPINALKLGLCVDVLGGLVHVGLGNPVENVCCPVLNGLLELEAAICLCTTIRLKLLNLNIFIPLALQVIITCGMTPPPGFVCPPL encoded by the coding sequence ATGGGTTCAAAGGTTACGGCTatgttcttcatcttcatgatttttatgttaatttcaTTGCCACCGATTTATGCCTGTGTTCCTTGTAGATCACCACCATACCACCGCCCAGCCCCTCCATCTACCCACCCTAAAattccccaccccaccccaccaaCCACCAAACACCCACCACATCATGAAGGACCATCTAAAAAGCGACCGGTTATCTCACCTCCAATTATTTATCCTACGCCACCAGTAATAATACCTCCAATTACAAATCCTCCAGTCGTTACACCACCAGTTATAACACCTCCCATCACAAACCCTCCAGCCATATTGCCGCCGCCTTCTTCTATCTTTCCACCTATCGTTGGAGGCCCTCCAGGTAGTGGCGGTGGAGGAGGAGGAATTCCTGGTCTTAACCCTCCACCAACTACTCAACCAACTTGTCCTATAAATGCACTTAAGCTAGGGCTTTGTGTGGATGTGCTTGGAGGTTTGGTGCATGTAGGGCTAGGGAATCCAGTTGAGAATGTGTGCTGCCCAGTGCTAAATGGATTGCTAGAACTTGAAGCAGCCATTTGTCTTTGCACAACTATAAGGCTTAAGCTTCTTAACCTCAATATATTTATCCCTCTTGCCCTCCAGGTCATAATAACTTGCGGAATGACTCCTCCTCCTGGTTTTGTATGTCCTCCTCTGTAA